In Desulfuribacillus alkaliarsenatis, the following proteins share a genomic window:
- a CDS encoding HD-GYP domain-containing protein — MNRDLQISLFDLVISLSNAMDLISPEMVNHHKRVAYASLKIAQQMNLSAEEINDVVLASTVHDVGALSYNQRINARQYEFSNASEHAELGFLLLSNFSQMRGLAEQVRFHHLPWSNGNGKVYDGQNVPIGAHIIHLADRIEILINREDEILGQVDRIVKVINNGKDKVYHPDIVEAFLQLKDKEYFWLDLTSPMIGDILAKSTDISLIQLEIDDLLEFTKLFSQIIDFRSSMTATHSSGVAYTGEALASYIGFSERECKMMRIAGYLHDLGKLAIPDEILEKPDKLDEQEINIMRSHTYHTHRILEVIPGLEQITEWASFHHEKLNGSGYPFKYTATDITLGSRIMAVADVFTAIAEERPYRCGLEREVVLNILHKMVDDNALDKLVVSILEDNYEEINRIRIDAQAEAYRSYKNFGNRLVNDKMNAD, encoded by the coding sequence GTGAACAGAGACTTACAGATTTCTCTTTTTGATTTAGTGATAAGCCTATCAAATGCTATGGATTTAATTAGCCCAGAAATGGTGAATCATCATAAAAGAGTTGCATATGCTTCGTTAAAAATTGCTCAGCAAATGAATTTATCAGCAGAAGAGATTAATGATGTAGTTTTAGCATCAACAGTGCACGACGTAGGTGCTTTATCGTATAATCAACGTATAAATGCTAGGCAGTATGAATTTAGCAACGCTAGTGAACATGCTGAACTCGGTTTTTTGTTGTTGTCAAACTTCTCGCAAATGCGTGGGCTTGCAGAGCAGGTTCGCTTTCATCATTTACCATGGTCAAATGGTAATGGTAAGGTATATGATGGACAGAATGTACCTATAGGAGCACATATTATCCATTTAGCTGATCGCATAGAAATCTTAATAAATCGTGAGGATGAAATATTAGGACAGGTTGATCGTATAGTTAAAGTTATAAATAACGGGAAAGATAAGGTTTATCACCCAGATATAGTTGAAGCGTTTCTGCAACTAAAGGATAAAGAATATTTTTGGTTAGATTTAACATCACCAATGATTGGGGATATCCTAGCAAAGAGTACAGACATATCGCTTATACAATTAGAAATTGACGATTTATTAGAGTTTACTAAACTATTTAGTCAAATTATTGACTTCAGAAGTTCAATGACAGCTACTCATTCGAGTGGAGTTGCTTATACAGGTGAAGCATTAGCCTCATATATTGGTTTTTCAGAGCGTGAATGCAAGATGATGAGAATTGCAGGATATTTACATGATTTAGGAAAACTAGCTATTCCAGATGAAATTTTAGAAAAACCAGACAAATTAGATGAACAAGAAATTAATATAATGCGAAGCCACACTTATCATACACATCGAATTTTAGAGGTCATACCAGGATTAGAGCAAATCACGGAGTGGGCGTCATTTCATCACGAGAAGCTAAACGGCTCTGGATATCCATTTAAATATACCGCAACAGATATAACATTAGGTTCAAGAATTATGGCGGTAGCAGATGTTTTTACAGCAATAGCTGAAGAAAGGCCATACAGGTGCGGGTTAGAGCGTGAAGTTGTATTGAATATATTACATAAAATGGTCGATGACAATGCCCTTGATAAATTGGTTGTTAGCATTTTAGAAGATAATTACGAGGAAATTAATAGAATTCGTATTGATGCACAAGCAGAGGCGTATAGATCTTATAAAAATTTTGGAAATCGTCTAGTGAACGATAAAATGAACGCTGATTAA
- a CDS encoding anthranilate synthase component I family protein — protein MKHLIDETSFDKLCLSYSVVPLIKKIKLTVDVLSVCERFNNEYQMLLHSPKSGRYSFYAVEMTHLYVGHKDKLEVKNLSEKTSEVLNGDPLASLEKCFMKYNSPKIVEAPPFYGGLIGYISYDVIRLIENIPNDTVDDIGLSLFYFANVSDGLAIDHQQQELYIFANRLKQESYSELLERVENIEKRISNTTHRATNTAIGSYNHQGIKSAGKYYETSFTEEQFCQAVDKVIEYIKAGDVFQVNLSLRRGTRINRHPLEIYRELVKRNPSPYMAYIQTPDFAIASSSPELLIKVKDEVIETRPIAGTRSRGRTEAEEQQLMNELLTNEKELAEHIMLVDLERNDLGRVSEYGSVEVNELLVLEKYSHVIHLVSNVRGKLIAGNSLFDVIRAVFPGGTITGAPKVRTMEIIEELEPVKRGLYTGSIGWLGYQQEMELNIVIRTAVFKDGWAFVQAGAGIVYDSIPHREYKESLKKARALWDILEELYEK, from the coding sequence ATGAAGCACCTAATTGATGAAACGAGCTTCGATAAGCTCTGTTTGTCATACTCTGTTGTCCCTTTAATAAAAAAAATAAAATTAACAGTAGATGTACTATCAGTTTGCGAACGATTTAATAATGAATATCAAATGTTATTACATAGCCCTAAAAGTGGTCGGTATTCTTTCTACGCTGTTGAGATGACCCATTTATATGTTGGACATAAGGACAAACTAGAGGTTAAAAACTTATCTGAAAAAACTAGTGAGGTGCTTAATGGAGACCCATTAGCATCCTTAGAAAAGTGCTTTATGAAATACAACTCCCCTAAAATTGTAGAAGCGCCTCCCTTTTATGGGGGGTTAATCGGTTATATTAGCTATGATGTTATTAGACTTATTGAAAATATTCCTAACGATACAGTAGATGATATCGGCCTTTCGTTGTTCTATTTTGCCAATGTCTCTGATGGACTCGCTATTGACCATCAACAGCAAGAACTATATATTTTTGCTAATAGACTTAAACAGGAAAGCTATAGTGAGTTATTAGAGAGAGTTGAAAATATAGAAAAAAGGATCAGCAATACAACACACCGGGCAACCAATACTGCAATTGGTAGCTATAACCATCAAGGTATCAAAAGTGCTGGTAAGTATTACGAAACATCCTTTACAGAAGAGCAGTTTTGTCAGGCAGTCGATAAGGTTATCGAATATATTAAAGCTGGTGATGTGTTTCAGGTTAACCTGTCTTTAAGACGAGGTACCAGGATAAATAGACACCCGTTAGAGATTTATCGTGAATTAGTAAAGAGAAACCCTTCTCCATATATGGCGTATATTCAAACCCCAGATTTTGCAATAGCAAGCTCTTCCCCAGAATTATTAATTAAGGTAAAAGATGAAGTTATAGAGACGCGACCAATAGCTGGCACACGCTCGCGAGGAAGAACCGAGGCTGAGGAGCAGCAGTTAATGAATGAGTTATTGACTAATGAGAAGGAATTGGCAGAGCATATTATGCTCGTTGATCTCGAGAGAAACGACCTTGGCAGGGTATCGGAATATGGCAGCGTAGAGGTTAACGAATTACTTGTTTTAGAGAAGTACTCCCATGTAATTCATTTGGTATCAAATGTGCGCGGGAAACTGATAGCAGGTAATAGTCTGTTTGATGTAATAAGGGCTGTATTTCCTGGTGGAACAATTACAGGTGCACCAAAAGTTAGGACAATGGAAATCATAGAAGAGCTTGAACCTGTTAAAAGAGGCTTGTATACAGGTTCAATCGGCTGGCTTGGATATCAGCAAGAAATGGAGCTAAATATAGTAATTCGTACAGCAGTCTTTAAAGATGGATGGGCGTTTGTGCAAGCAGGTGCAGGGATTGTCTATGATTCTATACCGCATCGGGAATACAAAGAGTCCCTTAAGAAAGCACGGGCACTCTGGGATATCCTGGAGGAGTTATATGAAAAATAA
- a CDS encoding aminotransferase class IV codes for MKNKHDNAYVLINGAILDADAANISIFDGSIQYGFGLFETLRTYDGKFFGWEKHFQRLERSTKVMGISLTLTAEQILDYLQRLRDRYYESGISDDAVYRVTLTPGIIDNWSLAKDTNIIISRRPLAQPLERLQEHGVNTAVLKTQRLPSVTELRIKSTQFSDILFARNELHKLSELNGAPMFEGIMLNSAGYVVEGTITNIFIVIEQNNQLRLVTPSNREQPLLGVTRDCVIDLAKNLTIEVVEESVTLENISTSKEIFLTNSVHGILPVKGVWSQKEPIFQSYAQDWKLTKVLIGAYEALIKHEIALTK; via the coding sequence ATGAAAAATAAGCATGATAACGCCTATGTATTAATAAATGGTGCGATATTAGATGCGGATGCTGCTAATATTTCTATTTTTGATGGTAGTATTCAATACGGTTTTGGTCTATTTGAAACGCTAAGGACATACGACGGAAAGTTTTTTGGTTGGGAAAAGCATTTTCAAAGGTTAGAGAGAAGTACTAAAGTTATGGGGATTAGTCTAACCTTAACTGCTGAACAAATACTAGACTATCTTCAACGGCTTAGGGATAGGTATTATGAAAGTGGTATTTCTGATGATGCAGTTTATCGTGTGACACTTACACCTGGAATTATCGATAATTGGTCTCTAGCTAAGGATACTAATATAATTATCTCCCGCCGTCCACTCGCCCAACCATTAGAGCGTTTACAAGAGCATGGGGTTAATACAGCAGTACTGAAAACTCAGAGGTTACCTTCAGTTACTGAGCTACGAATAAAAAGCACCCAATTTTCAGATATACTTTTTGCTAGAAATGAATTACATAAGCTATCTGAATTGAATGGTGCTCCAATGTTTGAAGGTATTATGCTTAATTCAGCAGGGTATGTAGTAGAAGGTACTATCACTAACATATTTATAGTAATTGAGCAGAACAATCAACTAAGGCTAGTGACACCGTCTAACCGGGAGCAGCCACTACTAGGAGTTACTAGAGACTGTGTGATTGATTTAGCGAAGAATCTTACTATTGAAGTAGTTGAAGAGTCAGTTACCCTTGAAAACATATCTACAAGTAAAGAAATTTTTCTTACTAATTCTGTTCATGGAATTTTACCTGTTAAGGGTGTTTGGTCACAAAAGGAACCAATATTTCAGTCATATGCGCAGGACTGGAAGCTTACTAAAGTATTAATTGGTGCTTATGAAGCGTTAATTAAACATGAGATAGCCTTAACAAAGTAA
- a CDS encoding THUMP domain-containing class I SAM-dependent RNA methyltransferase, which produces MATLELIATTTFGLEAVVKQEVANLGYEIISVENGKVVFKGDELAICRANIWLRSAERVRLKIGEFKATSFEELFEQTKALPWADWIPEEAEFPVEGKSVKSKLFSVPDCQAIVKKAVVESLKKNYKTEWFNETGPKFKIEVALLKDIATITIDTTGPGLHKRGYRPLISEAPLKETMAAAMIQLSRWKPDRTLIDPFCGSGTIPIEAALIGKNIAPGINRTFASEEWPRVKKDIWMKARKEAHDLANYEQEVRIIGTDIDERMIKIARKNAYEAMVDTDIHFQTMSFKELQSKKHYGYIICNPPYGERIGESAELEQLYRDMGQVFRSLDTWSYYILTSYEQFEQAFGKKADKNRKLYNGNIKTFFYQFFGPRPPHRKDLEHEAPN; this is translated from the coding sequence ATGGCTACTTTAGAATTAATTGCTACCACTACATTTGGTTTAGAGGCAGTAGTAAAACAAGAAGTTGCAAATCTTGGTTATGAGATAATTTCTGTAGAAAATGGTAAGGTCGTATTTAAAGGTGATGAGCTTGCAATTTGTAGAGCTAACATTTGGCTTCGGAGTGCAGAAAGGGTTCGCTTAAAGATAGGGGAATTCAAAGCGACAAGCTTTGAGGAGTTGTTTGAGCAAACGAAAGCTTTACCTTGGGCTGACTGGATACCAGAAGAGGCTGAGTTTCCTGTAGAGGGTAAGTCTGTGAAATCGAAGCTTTTCAGTGTGCCAGATTGTCAGGCAATAGTGAAAAAAGCAGTAGTAGAAAGCCTTAAAAAGAACTATAAAACAGAATGGTTTAATGAAACAGGCCCTAAGTTTAAGATTGAGGTAGCATTGCTAAAGGATATCGCAACTATCACTATTGACACTACTGGCCCTGGTCTGCATAAACGTGGTTATCGTCCATTAATTAGTGAAGCACCACTTAAAGAGACGATGGCAGCGGCTATGATACAGCTCTCGAGATGGAAGCCTGACCGTACTTTAATCGACCCATTTTGCGGATCAGGCACAATTCCGATAGAGGCTGCTCTTATTGGTAAAAACATTGCTCCGGGCATAAACCGTACCTTTGCGTCGGAAGAATGGCCTAGGGTGAAGAAAGACATATGGATGAAGGCAAGGAAAGAAGCCCATGATCTAGCTAATTACGAGCAAGAGGTTAGAATCATTGGTACAGATATCGATGAACGCATGATTAAAATTGCTAGGAAAAACGCATATGAGGCTATGGTCGACACTGATATACATTTTCAAACAATGTCATTTAAAGAGTTACAATCGAAAAAGCATTATGGCTATATCATCTGTAACCCGCCATATGGAGAAAGAATTGGCGAAAGCGCTGAGCTTGAACAGCTTTATAGGGATATGGGACAAGTTTTTCGCAGTCTAGATACGTGGTCTTATTATATATTAACTTCCTATGAGCAATTTGAGCAAGCATTTGGTAAAAAAGCTGATAAAAATCGTAAGCTCTATAATGGCAATATAAAAACTTTTTTCTATCAATTTTTCGGACCACGTCCTCCACACAGAAAGGATTTGGAACATGAAGCACCTAATTGA